One Sulfurirhabdus autotrophica DNA window includes the following coding sequences:
- a CDS encoding SulP family inorganic anion transporter, translated as MKSLLACNLWLYKVFPFLRWWPMVNKETARSDLMSGLTGALIVLPQGVAFATIAGMPPEYGLYAAMVPAVIGALFGSSWHLVSGPTTAISIAVFASVSPYAHAGTPEFISLVLTLTFLVGLFELLMGLAKLGALVNFISHTVVIGFTAGAAILIASSQIKHFFGIHIERGTAFYETIHQLFLQFNDINIYVTIVGALTLISGILVKKFVPKFPYMIAAMIIGSIAALIINQFAGGIDATHIVTVGALPSGLPPLSHPDLSIHSIQQVFFPALVVTMLALTEAVSISRAISVRSEQRIDGNQEFIGQGLSNMFGSFFSGYASSGSFNRSGVNYASGARTPLAAVFASFFLLLILLLVAPLAAYLPTAAMAGILFLVSWGLIDFHHMSSIMKTSRSETAILWVTLIGTLINLEKGIFFGIILSLITYLYRTSRPSITAFVPDTEEGSYHFIPADNMPECPQLKIARVNGSIFFGAVNHVQQHLQHFDEENPQAKHVLILSSGINFVDIAGAEMLTQEAKRRKKMGGGLYFYRVKEKVYQLFNKGHYIDDIGKENIFEAKMHPISNIYPKLDSEVCRTCKVRIFNACKVALPNGEALQ; from the coding sequence GTGAAGTCACTTCTCGCATGCAACCTCTGGCTCTATAAAGTTTTCCCGTTTCTGCGATGGTGGCCTATGGTCAACAAAGAGACTGCCCGTTCCGATTTAATGTCGGGATTGACTGGCGCCCTCATTGTATTACCCCAAGGTGTCGCTTTCGCGACTATTGCAGGCATGCCGCCAGAATATGGTTTATATGCTGCGATGGTTCCTGCAGTGATAGGAGCATTATTCGGCTCCAGCTGGCACCTTGTCTCAGGGCCTACGACGGCCATTTCCATTGCTGTGTTTGCATCCGTCAGCCCATATGCTCATGCAGGAACCCCCGAATTTATCAGCCTGGTACTCACCCTGACTTTTCTGGTCGGATTATTTGAACTATTAATGGGTCTGGCAAAACTGGGCGCGCTAGTCAACTTTATCTCACACACAGTGGTTATTGGCTTTACTGCTGGCGCGGCAATCCTCATTGCTTCCAGTCAAATCAAACACTTTTTTGGCATTCATATTGAACGCGGCACAGCTTTCTACGAAACAATCCATCAATTATTTCTGCAATTTAATGATATTAATATCTATGTCACTATTGTCGGCGCTCTAACATTGATATCAGGTATTCTGGTTAAAAAATTCGTACCAAAATTCCCTTATATGATTGCGGCCATGATTATCGGCAGTATCGCAGCGCTCATTATTAACCAGTTTGCCGGGGGTATTGACGCTACCCATATAGTCACAGTCGGGGCACTTCCTTCTGGATTACCCCCCTTGTCTCACCCTGACTTGTCCATCCATTCAATTCAACAGGTATTCTTTCCTGCACTCGTTGTCACTATGCTGGCATTGACTGAAGCCGTTTCTATATCCCGAGCTATATCTGTCCGTTCCGAGCAGCGTATTGATGGCAATCAGGAGTTTATTGGCCAAGGCTTGTCTAATATGTTTGGCAGTTTTTTTTCAGGATACGCTTCAAGCGGATCGTTCAACCGAAGTGGCGTTAACTATGCTTCTGGCGCCAGAACCCCGCTTGCAGCAGTATTCGCATCATTTTTCCTGTTACTGATATTACTGTTGGTAGCACCACTCGCTGCTTATCTGCCCACAGCAGCAATGGCTGGCATCCTCTTCCTGGTTTCCTGGGGTCTGATTGACTTTCATCACATGTCATCCATCATGAAAACAAGCCGATCTGAAACGGCTATTTTGTGGGTCACACTGATTGGTACGCTAATCAATCTGGAAAAGGGGATATTCTTTGGCATCATTTTGTCATTAATCACTTATCTTTACCGTACTTCTCGCCCAAGCATAACTGCATTCGTGCCCGATACTGAAGAAGGAAGTTATCATTTCATTCCTGCCGACAACATGCCTGAGTGCCCGCAACTGAAAATTGCCCGTGTGAATGGCTCAATATTTTTCGGTGCAGTTAATCATGTGCAACAGCATCTCCAGCACTTTGATGAAGAAAATCCACAAGCCAAGCATGTCCTCATTCTCTCCAGTGGAATCAATTTCGTTGATATCGCTGGAGCAGAAATGCTTACCCAAGAAGCAAAACGTCGTAAAAAAATGGGTGGGGGACTTTACTTCTATCGTGTTAAAGAAAAGGTTTACCAGTTGTTTAATAAGGGACATTACATTGACGATATTGGCAAAGAGAATATCTTTGAGGCAAAAATGCACCCAATTTCTAACATTTATCCCAAATTAGATTCTGAAGTTTGTCGTACTTGCAAAGTAAGAATATTCAATGCGTGTAAAGTTGCGTTGCCTAACGGAGAAGCTTTGCAGTAA
- a CDS encoding sulfite exporter TauE/SafE family protein translates to MEGLNFIDLNVTNVLFLLIVGFVGGMVSGFIGSGGAFVLTPAMMSLGVPGIVAVASNMCHKFPKALVGALKRAKYGQVDLKLGLVMGASAEAGVLYGAHIQESIKKAFGDAGSNLYVSVAFVIVLAVVGGYVMRDAIKIYRSGATDEEEKKGSLAKWVQSVYIPGTMVYFPSIKAKISVLFTIPLGFATGLLAATIAVGGFIGVPSMMYVLGVPSMMASATELVIAFVMGVGGTIKFAWGGYVDIRLAMIILAGSLFGIHLGAIGTTYVKPYMIKVVMGVIMITVLFSRAFVIPVYLSQLHMIAPMADENMALLKNISLGVMILALLLGAGIVLFALWQGMRDHKRQTKVLQEAMATD, encoded by the coding sequence GTGGAAGGTCTTAATTTTATTGATCTAAATGTGACGAATGTCTTATTCCTGTTAATTGTAGGTTTTGTTGGAGGAATGGTGAGTGGGTTTATTGGCTCTGGCGGTGCTTTTGTGTTGACGCCGGCAATGATGAGCTTGGGAGTCCCAGGTATCGTGGCGGTGGCAAGTAATATGTGCCATAAGTTTCCCAAGGCATTGGTTGGCGCGTTAAAACGTGCGAAATATGGGCAGGTAGATCTGAAACTTGGACTGGTTATGGGTGCTTCGGCAGAAGCCGGTGTGTTATATGGGGCGCATATTCAGGAATCCATTAAAAAGGCGTTTGGTGATGCGGGTTCTAATCTTTATGTAAGCGTGGCATTTGTGATAGTGCTTGCTGTTGTAGGCGGTTACGTCATGCGAGATGCCATCAAGATATATCGTTCAGGAGCAACAGACGAGGAGGAAAAAAAAGGATCATTGGCAAAATGGGTTCAATCGGTTTACATTCCAGGCACCATGGTTTATTTCCCCAGCATCAAGGCAAAAATCTCTGTTCTGTTCACCATTCCTTTGGGCTTTGCAACTGGGTTGCTGGCGGCAACCATCGCTGTTGGCGGTTTTATCGGTGTACCTTCAATGATGTATGTACTAGGCGTGCCAAGCATGATGGCTTCAGCAACAGAACTGGTAATCGCTTTTGTGATGGGGGTAGGGGGCACAATCAAGTTTGCCTGGGGCGGGTATGTAGATATTCGATTGGCTATGATTATTCTTGCCGGATCTTTGTTCGGTATCCATTTGGGGGCAATTGGTACTACTTATGTGAAGCCCTACATGATTAAAGTGGTAATGGGCGTCATCATGATCACTGTGTTATTTAGCCGGGCATTTGTTATCCCTGTTTACCTCTCCCAACTTCACATGATTGCGCCGATGGCGGATGAGAATATGGCACTATTGAAAAATATCAGTCTTGGTGTGATGATACTGGCGCTTTTGCTGGGGGCAGGCATTGTGTTGTTTGCTCTTTGGCAGGGTATGCGTGATCACAAGCGTCAGACAAAAGTGTTGCAAGAAGCGATGGCAACCGATTGA
- the cysM gene encoding cysteine synthase CysM yields MYKSIEDFVGNTPLVKLKRLPGNTSNIILVKLEGNNPAGSVKDRPALSMIMHAEIRGDIKPGDTLIEATSGNTGIALAMAAAMRGYRMILVMPEHMSVERRQVMRAFGAEIVLTSKKGSMEEAIDTANRMQAAGEGFILNQFGNADNPLAHFDSTGPEIWRDTQGEVTHFVSSMGTTGTIMGCSRYLKEQNANIQIVGVQPEEGSQIPGIRKWPEEYLPKIYDPERVDVIRYVTQSEAEIMTRRLAQEEGIFAGISSGGALAAALKLSDEVENAVIVSIICDRGDRYLSTGVFPA; encoded by the coding sequence ATGTATAAAAGTATTGAGGATTTTGTAGGAAATACACCGTTAGTTAAACTAAAACGCTTGCCCGGTAATACGAGCAATATCATTCTGGTTAAACTGGAGGGAAATAACCCTGCAGGGTCAGTGAAAGATCGGCCAGCGCTATCGATGATTATGCATGCTGAAATCAGAGGCGACATCAAGCCAGGCGATACCCTGATTGAAGCGACAAGTGGAAATACCGGCATTGCACTGGCGATGGCTGCTGCTATGCGTGGGTACAGGATGATTTTAGTCATGCCTGAGCACATGAGCGTGGAGCGACGACAGGTAATGCGCGCTTTTGGCGCAGAAATTGTATTAACTTCAAAAAAAGGCAGCATGGAAGAGGCAATTGATACTGCCAACCGTATGCAGGCTGCTGGTGAAGGGTTTATTCTGAACCAGTTTGGTAATGCGGATAATCCACTAGCGCATTTTGATAGTACAGGCCCGGAAATCTGGCGCGACACCCAAGGTGAAGTCACCCATTTTGTATCAAGCATGGGCACAACGGGCACGATTATGGGATGTTCGCGTTATTTGAAGGAACAGAATGCCAACATTCAAATTGTGGGTGTTCAACCGGAGGAAGGCTCGCAAATACCGGGGATTCGAAAATGGCCCGAGGAATATTTGCCTAAAATTTATGATCCAGAACGCGTAGATGTTATTCGCTATGTAACTCAGTCAGAGGCAGAAATCATGACGAGGCGCCTGGCTCAGGAAGAAGGGATATTTGCAGGTATTTCATCAGGAGGCGCGCTGGCTGCTGCGCTAAAATTATCTGATGAGGTAGAAAACGCAGTGATAGTTTCAATCATCTGCGACCGGGGTGACCGCTATCTTTCTACCGGGGTATTTCCAGCTTAA
- a CDS encoding sensor histidine kinase, giving the protein MKIQSSLRQKITFGYYGYYAMAALIIGLSLFTFMELRLIEGKIHSGTRITEFFDVTLEIRRFEKNYFLYRQLADYWENVGYIEKAQSLLDKHGNDFESLTSHKNITNLRSNLVNYRLLLEQYSQHALLSPPQLEQLEARIRNIGRAITIEGEHIANSERLMLQKSLDRARTFFFGYLALIALVMIAIGMTLSKMVVRPLRHMETCINGLTGGRLEKLKIDSNEHEIISITHAFNHMIEELEKRQQCITRSEKLASMGTLLSGVAHELNNPISNISSSCQILQEELGHADIVFQKEMLEQIDNQTDRARIIVRSLLDFARDREFKHSDIALDKLVAETIRFSKGMIPPNVTLTSDIPENLMITADCQRLQQALLNLLQNCLDALGGKGKIHIMAEKRFITANDKNDITFHGRCEAHIEVVDLEIRDNGTGIADDVLPRIFDPFFTTKDVGQGSGLGLSIVHDIIEQHHGCIAVSSASGGGATFTIRLPVQISTLQPN; this is encoded by the coding sequence ATGAAAATCCAATCATCCTTAAGGCAAAAAATTACATTTGGCTATTACGGTTATTACGCCATGGCAGCCTTGATCATTGGATTATCACTATTTACTTTTATGGAACTAAGGCTTATAGAGGGAAAGATTCACTCTGGTACAAGAATTACTGAATTTTTTGACGTCACACTGGAAATCAGAAGATTTGAAAAGAATTATTTCCTGTACCGACAACTAGCTGATTATTGGGAAAATGTAGGCTATATCGAAAAAGCTCAATCACTATTAGACAAACACGGAAATGATTTTGAATCACTGACCTCACACAAGAACATCACCAACCTGCGTTCGAATTTAGTCAATTACCGCCTGCTCTTAGAACAGTATTCGCAACACGCGCTTTTATCTCCACCACAATTGGAGCAGCTTGAAGCCAGGATTCGTAACATCGGCAGAGCGATCACTATTGAAGGCGAACATATCGCCAACTCGGAAAGGTTAATGCTTCAAAAATCCCTGGATAGAGCCCGGACTTTTTTCTTTGGATATTTAGCACTGATAGCACTGGTGATGATTGCGATAGGCATGACACTGTCAAAAATGGTGGTTCGCCCCTTGCGTCACATGGAAACCTGCATAAATGGTTTAACTGGTGGCCGACTTGAAAAGCTTAAAATTGATTCCAATGAGCATGAAATCATTTCAATTACCCACGCTTTTAATCACATGATTGAAGAACTTGAAAAACGGCAACAGTGCATCACCCGTTCCGAAAAACTAGCTTCGATGGGGACACTCCTTTCCGGCGTAGCACATGAACTGAACAACCCGATATCCAATATATCCAGCTCCTGTCAGATTCTCCAGGAAGAACTGGGACACGCAGACATCGTTTTCCAGAAAGAAATGCTTGAGCAAATTGATAATCAGACTGACCGTGCACGCATCATCGTCAGGTCATTACTTGATTTCGCCCGGGATCGTGAATTTAAACATTCCGACATTGCACTGGATAAGTTGGTAGCGGAAACCATTCGTTTCAGCAAAGGCATGATACCGCCAAACGTGACTCTCACCAGCGACATCCCTGAAAACCTGATGATTACGGCTGACTGCCAAAGACTGCAGCAAGCTTTGCTCAACTTGCTTCAAAACTGCCTGGATGCATTGGGTGGAAAAGGAAAAATCCACATAATGGCAGAGAAACGGTTTATCACCGCAAACGATAAAAATGACATTACGTTTCATGGCAGATGTGAAGCGCACATAGAAGTGGTCGATTTAGAAATCCGGGACAACGGAACAGGAATTGCTGATGACGTTCTGCCCCGCATTTTTGATCCGTTCTTTACAACAAAAGATGTAGGACAAGGTTCCGGGCTAGGCCTTTCTATCGTGCATGACATTATTGAACAACATCACGGTTGCATTGCCGTGAGTTCTGCAAGCGGTGGCGGCGCCACGTTCACAATTCGCCTTCCCGTACAGATATCCACTTTACAACCTAATTAA
- a CDS encoding cob(I)yrinic acid a,c-diamide adenosyltransferase, whose amino-acid sequence MGNRLSKIYTRTGDDGTTGLGDGARTPKDSLRINTIGEVDELNSHIGVLLTESLPEIIRNCLINVQHKLFDLGGELSMPGSGYIGISADHTTQLESILDKLNTPLPPLKEFILPGGSRAAALCHVARAVCRRTERSITSLAKAEDVSTASLIYLNRLSDLLFVMCRALNVYHAQEDVLWKPGKAD is encoded by the coding sequence ATGGGCAACCGCCTCAGTAAAATTTATACTCGCACCGGAGACGATGGCACAACTGGTCTCGGCGATGGCGCTCGCACGCCCAAAGACAGCTTGCGCATTAATACGATAGGTGAAGTGGACGAATTGAACAGCCACATCGGGGTGTTGCTCACTGAAAGTTTGCCGGAAATAATCCGCAACTGCCTTATCAATGTTCAGCACAAGCTTTTTGATCTGGGTGGGGAACTGAGTATGCCCGGTTCTGGCTACATTGGCATTTCTGCCGATCACACCACCCAACTGGAGTCAATTCTCGACAAGCTGAATACCCCTCTGCCACCACTGAAGGAATTCATCCTGCCTGGAGGCTCTCGCGCTGCGGCACTCTGCCATGTGGCACGAGCTGTTTGTCGGCGCACCGAACGCAGTATCACATCATTGGCAAAGGCGGAAGATGTCTCTACTGCAAGCCTTATATATCTGAATCGGCTATCTGACCTGCTTTTTGTAATGTGCCGAGCACTGAATGTATATCATGCTCAGGAAGATGTGTTATGGAAGCCAGGCAAAGCAGATTAA
- a CDS encoding mannose-1-phosphate guanylyltransferase/mannose-6-phosphate isomerase has protein sequence MGTSSAKQASVKNKNVPSIKPAGERYAIILAGGSGTRLWPLSRSAMPKQLLALNGEDSLLQQTARRLLPRVAHDKLITVTHADHRFEVMGQLHSIHASLADNVLSEPIGRNTLPAIAWAVASIAEKDPKALIGVFSSDHAVSDQVAFNQAWESAEEAALDGYLTLFGMQPTEPAVGYGYIQAGSALKKKTSSKASGAMSVSRFVEKPDAKTARAYLKQGGYYWNGGMFVFRADIFLAMLKKYQPAIHIAALSLSNGGGKVADFDTYAALPDLSIDYGVLELADKVAVVPVDMGWNDLGSWEAIYQQRDKDEQGNMVKGEVLAVDSQDNLLWSEHGLIATLGLQNLAVVQTRDATMVCPRDRVQDLKQLVASVKETHQHLTEIHMTVTRPWGSYTILEEGARYKIKRIVVNPGAKLSMQMHFHRSEHWVVIAGTAKITNGDKEIFLEENQSTYIPQTNRHRLENPGRIPLQIIEIQSGPYLEEDDIVRFDDVYGRAPVTP, from the coding sequence ATGGGTACTTCTTCAGCTAAACAGGCGTCAGTAAAGAATAAAAACGTACCATCCATTAAACCTGCTGGCGAGCGCTACGCGATCATACTCGCAGGGGGCTCAGGAACTCGTCTCTGGCCTTTATCCAGATCGGCTATGCCCAAGCAGTTGCTGGCGCTTAACGGTGAGGATTCACTGCTTCAGCAAACTGCGCGTCGTTTGCTGCCTAGAGTTGCCCATGACAAATTAATCACTGTCACCCACGCTGATCATCGGTTTGAGGTGATGGGGCAACTACATTCTATCCATGCTTCTCTCGCAGATAATGTTTTGTCGGAACCTATTGGCCGCAACACGTTGCCTGCGATTGCCTGGGCAGTTGCCAGTATTGCTGAAAAAGACCCCAAAGCCTTAATTGGGGTTTTTTCTTCGGATCATGCTGTTTCAGATCAGGTTGCATTTAATCAGGCCTGGGAATCTGCCGAAGAAGCTGCGCTGGATGGATATCTGACATTATTTGGCATGCAGCCCACCGAGCCTGCGGTAGGTTACGGCTATATTCAGGCTGGCTCTGCGCTGAAAAAGAAAACTTCGAGTAAAGCTTCTGGCGCAATGAGCGTATCGCGATTTGTTGAAAAACCAGATGCAAAAACCGCGCGAGCCTATCTGAAGCAAGGCGGTTATTACTGGAATGGCGGCATGTTCGTATTTCGTGCGGATATCTTCCTCGCCATGTTGAAGAAATACCAGCCTGCAATTCATATTGCGGCGTTGTCACTTTCAAATGGGGGCGGCAAAGTAGCTGATTTTGATACCTATGCTGCTTTACCCGATCTCTCAATCGATTACGGTGTGCTTGAGTTAGCAGACAAAGTGGCTGTTGTTCCCGTTGATATGGGATGGAATGATCTTGGCAGCTGGGAAGCAATTTATCAACAGCGCGATAAAGACGAGCAGGGGAATATGGTCAAGGGTGAAGTACTGGCGGTAGATAGCCAGGACAACTTGTTATGGAGTGAACATGGCCTGATTGCTACATTGGGTTTGCAAAATTTAGCGGTGGTGCAAACACGGGATGCAACCATGGTTTGCCCGCGTGACAGGGTGCAGGATTTAAAACAGTTGGTAGCCTCTGTGAAAGAGACGCACCAGCACCTCACTGAAATTCACATGACCGTCACTCGCCCCTGGGGCAGCTATACGATTCTGGAAGAAGGCGCGCGTTACAAGATAAAACGGATTGTGGTTAATCCTGGTGCAAAGCTTTCCATGCAAATGCATTTTCATCGTTCAGAACATTGGGTGGTCATTGCAGGGACGGCTAAGATTACTAATGGCGATAAGGAAATTTTTCTTGAAGAAAATCAGTCTACTTATATTCCTCAAACCAATCGTCATCGTTTGGAGAATCCGGGCAGAATTCCTTTGCAAATTATTGAAATCCAAAGTGGACCGTATTTGGAGGAAGATGATATTGTTCGTTTTGATGATGTCTATGGTCGCGCGCCAGTTACGCCTTAA
- a CDS encoding GGDEF domain-containing protein — MSANPISFLPVWLLEFRAISVALMTKQGELVEANQGFLSVLGDLPAESAGAIFIDPPFFSLLKKEPGDGGLLHSGLVTLGKLNGMRRTFSGSIFLRNQMVLLVAEMDISAFERMSNEIDNLTVGYNEAKAQLTQRSLTLQKVLSENMALKSQDSLTGLPIRSKLDSQLDEEMERWERYRRPLALVILDIDNFSQVNESYGRETGDEILTHVATVIQQSIRTLDLAVRYGGKEFAILLPETNEIGALIAAERLRMELGDQIILPMVKPITASFGVATLLPDETRTEFCSRAERAAKNSKTTGKNCVTMAGVIGECDHLYQGINFEQTKANDV, encoded by the coding sequence TTGAGCGCCAATCCAATTAGTTTTTTGCCTGTATGGTTGCTTGAGTTTCGCGCTATTTCTGTTGCTTTGATGACTAAGCAAGGCGAATTGGTTGAAGCGAATCAAGGTTTTTTATCGGTTCTAGGTGACTTGCCGGCTGAAAGTGCGGGCGCCATCTTTATTGATCCCCCTTTTTTTAGTTTGCTAAAAAAAGAACCGGGTGACGGAGGTCTCCTCCACTCAGGCCTGGTTACATTAGGTAAACTAAATGGCATGCGGCGAACTTTCTCTGGAAGTATTTTTTTGCGCAATCAGATGGTGCTGCTGGTTGCTGAAATGGATATTTCTGCGTTTGAACGCATGAGTAATGAGATAGACAATTTAACGGTTGGCTACAATGAGGCCAAAGCCCAATTGACGCAACGTTCGTTGACGTTACAGAAAGTCCTGTCAGAAAATATGGCATTAAAATCTCAGGATTCTCTGACGGGGTTGCCCATTCGCAGCAAACTGGATTCACAACTGGATGAGGAGATGGAACGCTGGGAGCGTTACCGCCGACCACTGGCTTTGGTGATTTTGGATATTGATAACTTCAGTCAGGTGAATGAGTCCTATGGACGTGAGACAGGGGATGAAATATTGACGCATGTCGCTACAGTGATTCAGCAGTCTATTCGTACTCTGGATTTGGCTGTTCGGTATGGTGGTAAAGAATTTGCAATTTTGTTACCAGAAACCAATGAAATTGGCGCATTGATTGCTGCTGAAAGATTGCGTATGGAATTGGGAGATCAAATCATTTTGCCTATGGTGAAACCAATTACAGCCAGCTTTGGGGTGGCTACTCTGCTGCCTGATGAGACACGGACAGAATTTTGCTCACGCGCAGAAAGGGCCGCAAAAAACTCTAAGACAACGGGTAAAAATTGCGTAACCATGGCAGGCGTGATTGGTGAATGCGATCATCTCTACCAAGGTATTAATTTTGAGCAGACGAAAGCAAACGATGTATAA
- a CDS encoding sigma-54-dependent transcriptional regulator produces MNIMTTPGTLLIVDDEKAALKNLEHIMKKEGYEVTTTQSGPNALTLLDTQNFDVVLTDLRMEKVDGMQILQKCRAISRNTEVIMITGFATLESAVDAMKYGAFHYISKPFRLDEVRKVVAEAIEKVRLKKENQALKSQIDLYHGKVKIVTQNPTIQRMLETARQVAPTDCNIIITGESGTGKELFARYLHDNSERQNGLFLAVNCGAFNEELLSNELFGHDKGAFTGASSSKKGLIEAASGGTLFLDEITEMSPSMQVKLLRVIQEREILHLGGTEPIKVDVRFIAASNRDLQTAMKSGEFRQDLYFRLNVVNLSIPSLSERLEDIPMLSLHFLKKYASLMKKEVTEISKEAMELLIGYDFPGNVRELENIIERGVAITHSDTIESTHLPDDLREMTFRTFRKKNGRILPLEEQEKDYILWVLSESMGNQTVAAQALGIDRVSLWRKLKKYQIAPI; encoded by the coding sequence ATGAATATCATGACAACACCAGGTACGCTTCTTATTGTGGACGATGAAAAAGCCGCACTTAAAAACCTTGAACACATAATGAAAAAAGAAGGATATGAAGTCACAACGACTCAAAGCGGTCCCAATGCGCTGACATTACTCGACACTCAAAATTTCGACGTCGTTTTGACAGATTTACGTATGGAGAAAGTCGATGGCATGCAGATCCTTCAAAAATGCCGCGCAATTTCACGGAATACTGAAGTCATCATGATCACCGGTTTTGCCACACTGGAATCAGCTGTAGATGCCATGAAATATGGCGCCTTTCATTACATATCCAAACCGTTTCGTCTGGATGAAGTAAGAAAAGTTGTCGCTGAAGCCATAGAAAAGGTACGCCTTAAAAAGGAAAACCAGGCGCTTAAATCGCAAATTGATCTTTATCATGGAAAGGTAAAAATCGTAACGCAAAACCCCACCATTCAGCGCATGCTTGAAACCGCAAGACAGGTTGCGCCCACAGACTGCAATATCATTATTACAGGGGAAAGCGGCACAGGAAAGGAATTATTCGCACGATACCTTCATGACAATAGCGAAAGACAAAATGGGCTGTTCCTGGCCGTTAACTGTGGCGCCTTTAATGAAGAATTGCTCTCAAATGAACTGTTCGGCCATGACAAGGGCGCATTTACCGGCGCAAGTTCGAGCAAAAAGGGTCTCATAGAGGCCGCCTCTGGCGGAACACTATTTCTTGATGAAATTACTGAAATGTCCCCTTCCATGCAAGTCAAATTACTTCGTGTAATACAGGAAAGGGAAATCCTTCATCTGGGTGGTACCGAGCCGATAAAAGTCGATGTACGTTTTATTGCCGCCTCTAACCGGGATTTGCAAACAGCCATGAAAAGTGGGGAATTTCGTCAGGATTTATACTTTCGCCTGAACGTAGTTAACCTCTCCATCCCTTCGCTCTCAGAGCGATTGGAAGACATTCCCATGCTCAGCCTGCACTTTTTAAAAAAATATGCCTCTTTGATGAAAAAGGAAGTTACAGAAATCTCCAAAGAAGCAATGGAACTTCTGATTGGATATGACTTCCCTGGTAACGTACGAGAACTTGAAAACATTATTGAGCGTGGCGTCGCCATTACCCATAGTGACACTATTGAAAGCACACACCTGCCAGATGATTTGAGAGAAATGACTTTCCGCACATTTCGCAAAAAAAATGGACGTATCCTGCCTCTGGAAGAGCAAGAGAAAGATTATATACTGTGGGTATTAAGTGAATCCATGGGGAATCAGACCGTGGCAGCACAGGCCCTTGGCATTGATCGGGTTTCACTATGGCGCAAGCTAAAAAAATATCAGATAGCGCCAATATAA
- a CDS encoding ComEA family DNA-binding protein, with translation MNTIFIVIALCCLFVSPVFAAPVDINTSSRTHLESVPGIGPGKAKAIIAYRKEHGPFKNVDELDNVAGIGPKTIDKIRSKITASKPKVASDSASSTNKIDSAGNWKGVIR, from the coding sequence ATGAACACGATATTTATTGTTATTGCTCTCTGCTGCTTATTTGTCAGTCCTGTTTTTGCTGCGCCGGTTGATATCAATACATCCAGTCGTACACATCTGGAATCTGTGCCTGGGATTGGACCGGGAAAGGCTAAGGCAATAATAGCGTATAGAAAAGAGCATGGCCCGTTCAAGAATGTGGATGAACTGGATAATGTAGCAGGCATCGGTCCCAAAACAATTGATAAAATTCGTTCAAAGATTACTGCATCTAAGCCGAAGGTCGCTTCAGATAGTGCAAGTTCAACGAACAAAATTGATTCTGCAGGAAACTGGAAAGGGGTTATTCGTTAA